From Amia ocellicauda isolate fAmiCal2 chromosome 12, fAmiCal2.hap1, whole genome shotgun sequence, a single genomic window includes:
- the LOC136764872 gene encoding uncharacterized protein LOC136764872 has product MGPVKKRKSLSLAEKVKIIHSLTRGENTLEEVEREYSLPRTSVYSILRNRANTLRQVERGCGRGAKRVRRAAFGEVDRALLQWYRGPRCESAPLTSTLLREKAKQLAATLGYEKFRCSFGWLESWKKRHDVTLKPPRGDPHQAEGPEHWVFELGPAQEPQTPRGPGSPEACQPAPALLRGPVCGEASLATKEEEEAVLQCEPRGEPPSHSAPAAHCQEGTPSLSIGREQAAHMENKDAPLLAAFGAVGEDSELRAPLVKREEDGDCRDPVGPLHGEPSAHCHGSAGVKRESEGVQCGAAWAAGSVSSRVADHQSAPGQRQARNPHPNKEEEQAVGLSSPSQSRWDDAQGAWKPTEGAALQYTAATSSSSSSQRRQGSLSSAFPSTASSSLSPGTGSSADMKIHVASAPGQQDQPPALNPRARSSSRQAARPPELKNTVPNTRYPPHLPEVHNTAFSSDPNSHPESPSASPPPTAPGSRLTPVGHSTASLLSSILAGQQQTQQLLQQSVDVLAAMGAALSSLARDVHRYVDHISTRAANAPATGIPACTSVAAHRDAPLPTLPIPTNDTYSTPTHSIHNPGVERRACWNGEL; this is encoded by the exons atGGGTCCTGTGAAAAAAAGAAAGTCCCTCAGTCTTGCGGAAAAAGTGAAAATAATCCATTCCCTTACCCGCGGGGAAAACACGCTagaggaggtggagagagagtaCAGCCTCCCGAGGACCAGCGTGTACTCCATACTGCGGAACCGGGCGAACACTCTCCGGCAGGTCGAGCGAGGCTGCGGCCGGGGGGCCAAGCGCGTCCGCAGGGCGGCGTTCGGCGAGGTGGACCGGGCGCTGCTGCAGTGGTACAGGGGGCCGCGATGCGAAAGCGCGCCGCTGACCTCCACGCTTCTGCGGGAGAAAGCCAAGCAGCTCGCCGCCACGTTGGGCTACGAGAAATTTCGTTGCAGTTTTGGTTGGCTTGAGAGCTGGAAGAAAAGGCACGACGTGACACTAAAGCCACCCAGAGGTGACCCCCACCAAGCAGAAG GCCCTGAGCACTGGGTGTTTGAGCTGGGCCCGGCGCAGGAGCCCCAGACTCCCAGAGGCCCCGGCAGCCCTGAGGCCTGTCAGCCAGCGCCCGCTCTCCTGCGTGGGCCTGTGTGCGGAGAGGCCAGCCTGGCCaccaaggaggaggaggaggcggtgCTGCAGTGTGAGCCGAGAGGAGAGCCCCCCTCCCACAGCGCCCCTGCGGCACACTGCCAGGAAG GGACGCCCTCTCTCTCGATTGGACGGGAGCAGGCTGCacacatggaaaacaaggacgcGCCGCTGCTCGCTGCCTTCGGGGCAGTGGGAGAAGACTCTGAGTTGCGGGCCCCCCTGGTTAAGAGGGAGGAGGATGGGGACTGCAGGGACCCTGTGGGGCCTCTGCACGGGGAGCCCAGCGCTCACTGCCATGGGTCAGCTGGGGTGAAACGGGAGAGCGAGGGCGTGCAGTGTGGGGCTGCCTGGGCTGCTGGGTCTGTGAGCTCCAGGGTAGCAG ATCATCAGTCAGCGCCCGGGCAGCGTCAGGCCAGGAATCCCCACCCAAACAAGGAGGAGGAGCAAGCGGTTGGCTTGTCGTCTCCCAGCCAATCAAGATGGGACGATGCTCAGGGTGCGTGGAAACCTACAGAGGGGGCAGCACTGCAGTACACAGCAGCCACCTCGTCCTCCAGCTCCTCCCAGCGCAGACAGGGAAGTCTCTCGTCTGCGTttcccagcacagccagcagctccCTCTCTCCTGGCACTGGTTCCAGCGCCGACATGAAGATTCACGTTGCCTCTGCTCCTGGACAGCAGGATCAGCCTCCTGCGCTAAACCCCAGGGCCAGATCCAGCTCCAGACAGGCCGCACGCCCCCCTGAACTGAAAAACACAGTCCCCAACACCAGATACCCGCCGCACCTTCCTGAAGTGCACAATACAGCCTTCTCCTCTGACCCTAACTCCCACCCAGAGTCCCCCAGCGCATCGCCCCCTCCCACTGCCCCTGGCTCCAGGCTGACCCCCGTAGGACACAGCACAGCCTCCTTGCTCTCAAGCATCCTGGCTGGACAGCAGCAGACGCAACAGCTGCTCCAGCAGTCGGTGGACGTGTTGGCGGCCATGGGTGCTGCGCTGTCCTCCCTGGCCCGAGATGTGCACAGGTACGTGGATCACATCTCCACCAGGGCTGCAAATGCTCCCGCCACTGGGATCCCAGCATGCACTTCTGTGGCTGCCCACCGAGATGCACCACTTCCTACACTCCCTATACCAACCAATGACACCTATAGCACCCCAACTCACTCCATCCACAACCCGGGCGTGGAACGGAGAGCTTGCTGGAATGGGGAATTATAG